Below is a window of Fibrobacter sp. UWB11 DNA.
ACAGAAGTCATACTTGTGGCCTTTTTCGGTCGGAATGCCCATCTTGAAAATGCGGAGGCGTTCGGAACCGGGCTTTGTAATTTCGTGGTAGTCGTAAGTGTTCTTGACGCGTTCGAGGCGCTTTTCCTGGCTAAATTCAAGCTCGCTTGTGATTGGGCCTTCGAGATTAATCGGGAGCGAGTTCTGGAAGCGGAGCTCGAGCTTTCCGTTAGTCTTCACGATAGAAGTTTCGGAAGGCTTAATCAGGTAGCGCTGTTGAGGAATGTTCTTATAAGCAATATTGTGTCTGCTTGCCGTGCGCACTCCGCAAACCTCGCGCATGTCAGGGTTTGCGACAAAGTCGATATCGCGACAGATTGGTGGAAGGTCGGTAGGTATTTCGAGGTCTTCACCTTTTTGGGAAGATCCTCCACAGCCGGCCAGGAGTGAAATCGCAAGGATGCAAGATGACAACAAATATTTTTTATTCATGTCATCAAATATAAGATTATTATACATCAATGAGAATTTTTTTTTGAAAATCGATAAAAAAGGTGATTTTTTCTGCGCAAACATAAAGTTTTGTAAAGAAATGTTAACTTTTAAATGCCGTAGAAGGCTTTTACCCTTTGGAGTTTGAAAAAATATTCTATCTTTGGCGTGGAAAAAATGAGATTGGTGTAAAATGAAAATCTACAGCTGGAATGTCAACGGTATTCGTTCCGTCCTGAAAAAAGGCTTTGAAGATTGGTTCACTGCGACCGATCCCGATGTACTTTGTCTTCAGGAAGTCCGGGCCGAAAAAAGCCAGGTTTCCGAAATTGTAAACCGCGAAGGCTATTATACTTACTGGAATGCTTGCAAACGCAAGAAGGGGTATAGTGGTGTAGCTGTTTATTCCAAGATTGAACCCGATGCCGTCAATTATGGCTTTGACATCGAAGAATTTGATGAAGAAGGCCGCGTGCTCCAGCTGGTGTTCCCGGACTGGGTTCTCAATAGTATTTACTTCCCGAATGGCGGACAGGGTGATGACCGCCTGGACTATAAGCTCCGTTTTTACGATGCCTTCCTTGAAAACAGCAAGCAATGGTTGCGCGATGGCAAGCATGTGGTGACCGTAGGTGACTACAATACTTGCCACAAGGAAATCGATATCGCTCGCCCTAAAGAAAACGAGAACGTGAGCGGATTCTTGCCGATTGAACGTGCTTGGATGGACAAGTATGTGGAAGATGGCTTTGTCGACACGTTCCGCAAATTGCACCCCGATACACGTGATGCCTATTCTTGGTGGTCGAACCGCTTTGGCGCTCGTGAACGCAATGTGGGGTGGCGTTTGGACTATGGCTTTGTTGATGCTGCCTTGATGCCGAACGTGGTCAGTGCTGAAATCCATAACACTGTAATGGGTTCGGACCATTGCCCGATTTCTTTGGAACTGGAACCGCCGTTTGCTCCGCTCCCGATAAAGAAATCTGAAGAAATTTAAAATAAAAATACGATTTTCTGTTATTTTTATGCCGAAGTCCTGCGAGTCAGGACTTTTTTGTTGTTTGTGAAATTTAAAACATATTAAACTAACAAAAAGTTGAAAATTGTATGTAAAAAACTTGTTTTTAAAAATAATTTATGCTATATTGCCCTTAAATTCTAATAAGGAGATGATAATATGTTCAAAAAAATTATTCTTGCTGCAGCCCTCGTCGTTAGCGCAGCTTTCGCTCAATCCCCGGTCAATGTTGGTGGTCGCGCCGCTGTTGATATGGGTACCTTGTGGGGTGATAAGAACGATGCTGAATGGGGTGTAGGCTTTAATGCTGGCATCAATGCAAAAATCGGCATTAATGAAATGTTGGCTTTTGTTCCGGGTTTGGAAATTGATCTTCGCAGAATTACGGGTGAACAGACTGGTTACGATGGCTATCGTTCTGTAACGGTTGATGAAACTCTTACCATGTGGTATTTGGACATCCCGATGGTGCTTCGTATCAATGCTAATCCGCAGTTCTTTATTGACGCCGGTCTCTATTTGGGCTTCAACCTGAGCGCTGAAGCAAAGTTGGAAGCCGCAGGCGAATCTGTGACTCAGGATATCGGCGAAACGATGGAAACGCTTGACATCGGCCTTATCGCTGGCGTTGGCTACAATGTTATGCCGAACCTCGACGTGAACTTCCGCCTTGCTCTTGGCCTTACTGAAATGGGCAAGAATGGCAAGGGCAGCAAGAATATGCGCTTGCAGCTCGGTGCAACCTACTGGTTCATGTAATCTTTAGATTCTTGAAAAAAGCTCACGCTGAAAAGTGTGAGCTTTTTTTATAAGAACTCAATATATTTATAAAAAAGGAGATGAATATGTTCAAGAAAATTATTCTTGCAGCTCTTGTTGTAACGAGTGCTGTGTTTGCACAATCAAAGTCCCCCATAGATGTAAAGGTTGGCGCCCGTGCCGCATTTAACTATGGTACCGCTTGGGGTGAAAATTCTGATACGTTTGGCTTGGAATGGGGCCCCGGTTTTACTGGAGGTGTCGATGCCAAGTTTGCTGTTTCTCCGAATCTTTCTATCGTTGCGGGCTTGGAATTTGATTATCGCATGCTGGATTGGAATTTTGGAAAACTTGCTTCTGCTTATGAAAATGAATTGTCTAGTTCTGGTATGAGTTCATCGCAACGTGAACTTATTTCAGAAGTAAAATTCTCGTTTGGTATGGGTTATTTAAATATTCCTGTTTTGGCTCGCTATAATCCAGTACCCCAGTTCTTTATTGATGCTGGTGCCTATGTTGGATTTAACGTAAGTTCTTCTATAGAAGTTTCTTACAAAGGTCTGAGCAGGTCTATGGATACTCCCAAACAAATGCAAGAGGATATTGATTATGGTATCGTCGCCGGACTTGGTTATTCTATAATGCCTAAATTCGATGTGTTTTTCCGTTATACAATGGGCTTTGCCAAAATGGTTGATGTTACCAAAATTGCATCTTTGAGTGGCGAAGACGTTGATTATAGCGATGCTCCGAATGTTGGCTGCAAGAACATGCGTTTCCAGATTGGCGCTACGCTCTGGTTCAACTAAAACAAGTTTGAATGTATAAATAAACCCACACTTGATTGAGTGTGGGCTTTTTTTTGTATGTAATTTTTTTATTGGTTCTTCACGATCATCCAGGCTTCGTCATAAAGCTTTTCGGATTCGCCCAAATCGGTGAGAAATACCATGCGGTTGATTTCTTGCTTGTTGGGGTTGATTACTCGATTGTTCTTGAATTTTTCGTCGATGATTTCGAGGCTTGCCTTGTTGGGGGTTGCAAAGTTCATCGATGTTGCAAGTTCTGCACCGATTTTTGCATCCAAGATGTAGTTCATGAAGGCATAGGCACCTTCGACATTCGAAGCTTTTGAACTTAATAGCATGGCGTCGACCCACATGAAAGAACCTTCTTTGGGAATCACGAATTGTAGCGTGGAATCTTCGTTGATTGCCGTTTGTGCTTCGCCGTTAAAGACGATTGCGGCTCCGTTTATGCGTGAAAGAACTTTGTCGGTTCCTTCGACGGAGTTTTCGAAGCCGGCAAAGTGGTTGTCTTTCTTGGCCTGTATGATGTATTCTACGGCTTTGTTGATTTCGGATTGCTTCGTGGTGTTTGCGTTGTTGCCTGTGGCGAGGAGTGCCATACTGAGCATGGAACGGCTTTCGTCGAGCAGGCTAAAACTGCCTTTGGAAATTTGTTCGTTAAAGAGCATGGAATAGCTTACGCTATCCGGGTGGACTTTCTCACCGCGAAAGAGAATGCCTGTGGTTCCCCAAAGGTAGGGAAGGCTATAGGAATTTGTGGGGTCGTAGCTTTGACTTTGAAATTGCGGATCGACGTTTATGCGATTAGGAATTTTATCAGTGTCCAGTTTCGCGACAAGTTTTAGTTGGATCATCTGCTGGATGACAACGTCCGATGCAATGATGACGTCGTATTTGCCGGAGTCCGCGGTAATGAGCTTTGCAAGCATTTCTTCCTGGGCTTCGTAGAGCTCCAGTTTCACTTTATAACCTGTCTTTTTCTTGAAATCATCTAGCAATTTTGGAGTGATGTATTCGCTATAAAGCATCACGGTAATCGTCTTGGATGCTGCGTAATCCCCCTGCTTTTGTAAGCAGGCCGTTATCGCAAAAGCTGCGAAAATTGCAAGAACTAGAACAACCCTTTTCAATTTTTATCCCTTAACCCTGGAAAATTCCATATATAAAACATAAATAATATTCTTTGTATTGTTCGGAATTTTTTTCAGATATAAAAAAGAACCCGACATTCTTGTCGGGTTCATGCGTAAAATACTTGTTAGAAGTTGTAGAAGAGTGCTGCGCTAAGTCCGTACGGTTCGCCAAGGTCGTTCTTTGTGAATCGACTGCCTGAGCCAAGTTCGGCGCTGATATCCAAGGTCAGTTCGTCAGTCAAGTCAATCTTGAATCCAAGTGCAAAAATAAAACCGTTATCGCCGCCTACATCGCTACATTGATAACCGGAGCAGCCGCTGGAGTTTTCTTCACCGATGTATATGCGGAGTTCGCTATAAATGATAAAATGGTTCAGCAATATTTGAAGTTCGGTACCGAAGAAAATATATTGATTTGTCCATGGATCACCCAGCATGTAGCCGATGTACTTAGCCCATGTAACGTGTGTGAAAAGGTTAGAATGTTGCAAACCAAAATCGACTGCAAAATTGTCGTCCCCTAAATCGCTGCTTGCAGGCAAGAAACCGTCGATGAAGGCGCTGAAGCCTTTTGAAATTTGGAAACGTACCCCGAGTTGAGAGTTCATAAGGCCGCTTTCATCTAAATCGCCTTCTTTTGTTTCTAAGGTGTAAAATCCGAAAGGCACGATGGCAGAAAGTTCAAGCCAGCTAAGTACAGAATAACGAACTCCTGCGGCGATTTGTACGCCCGACAACGGATCTTGTGATGTATAGCCCAATTTACCTGCGACCTGGCCAGAACCTTCCTTGAGTATTGGTACGTTATCCCAGGCTGCAAAAGACATTGTTGCAAATAATGCAAAGCAAGTAATGAGTTTTTTGAACATGTCGTCCTTCTTTTGTTGGTTCAAACTAAAATATACAAAATAAAAGAAAGCCTCGCAATATCATGCGAGGCCCTTGAACTCTTGTAACTACAAGTTAATAAGACTAACTATGCAAGTATTCGATAATCGCATCGTGAATCGTGGTGAACACGCTGCGGAGTTCGTCTTCGTCTTCTTCCAAGAGCGTCACGCGGAAACCCTTGAGATCTGTGCAGAAACTTGTACTCGGCACGACGCAGATTCCCTTTGCGCCCAAGAGGTAGTACACAAAGCGGTAGTCAAGATTTGTTGTCTTGCTGCACCATTCTTCGACTTTCTTCTTGATAATCGGATTGTCAATCTTGAGCGTCTGGTGGTTGTTCAGCGTACCTTCGCGGAAGATGATTGTGTTATAGAATGCGCCGTAAGTTGGGTTGAAATACAGCTCTGGAATGTCGGAGAGAATTTCATTGATGATGGCGCTTCTGCGTCCAATCTTTTCGTTGAGCGCATCGCGGTGTTCCTTGAAACGCGGATCGCCAAGCACGCGCGGAATTGTCATCTGCGGGAGTGTGGTCGAGCAAACTTCCACCATCTTTGCGTTGTCGAGAGCGCGGCAGAATGCGTCGAACTGTTCGTCCTTGTCGCGGTTGTAGTATTCAGCCCAGCCGCAGCGTGCGCCCGGCCACGGGTATTCCTTAGAAATGCCCTTGAGCGCAATACCCGGGACATCGCCGATGTATTCGGCGAGCGCGTAAGCGTGGGCGCCGTTGTAGACGATCTTGTTGTAGATTTCGTCGCAGATGATGAACAGGTTGTAGCGCTTGGCGATATCGACCATCTTCTGGAGAATTTCAAGCGGGTAGACCATACCGGTCGGATTGTCCGGGTTCAAAATCAAGATGCCTGCAATGCTCGGATTGTACTTCACCTTGTTTTCGAGTTCTTCCAAGTCCGGGTACCAGTGGTTTTCCGGCTGCAAGCGGTAAGTAATCGGCGAAGTGTGAGCGTGAGCGGCTTCGGCAGAGCTGTGCGTGGAATAAGCCGGTGCAGGTCCGATAATGCGGGTGGTCATCGACAAAAGACCGTAAATCGTGGCGATGGCGTCACCGAGGCCGTTGAAGAATAGAATGTCGTCGACGTTAATCTGGGCACCGCCGAGCTTGTTGTTTTCCTTCACCAAGAATTCGCGGGTTTCGAGCATGCCCTTGGAAGGGCAATAACCGTAACTGCGGTTTGTCTTGACCAAATCAACGACAATGTCCTTGATCCATTCTGGAATCTGGCACTTCTTTTCAATCGGGTCACCGATGTTTTCCCAGTGAATGGGGAGGCCAAGCGCCTTGAGCTGATTTGCCTTTTTCACAATTTCACGGATTTCGTAAGAAAGTTCCTTGGCACCTTCGCTCAATAATCTTCTACGCATTTTAGACTCCTATAAAAGTATCGAAAATTCACAATTTTACTGCGTAATTATAGAATAATATTTTCGTGAATTTTCGGGTTTCCTTTTGTTTATGGTTAAAGTTTAGGGGAAATTTTTTAGAAAAAAATAAGGCAGCCTTTTACGGGGCTGCCCTTGAAACTTTTGATCTGAGTTTTTCGCGTTAAGCTTTACAGATTTTGGTTTCTTTGGACAGCCCCACAATAGCTCGGGCTGCTGCCGGGCTTGCTGCGATTGCTGCTTTCGCTGCGATGTTCTGTCCAAAGATTTTATTCATGTGTCAAAATATAGCTCAACAAAAGATATGTGTCAAGATAGAACGATTAGGTCAAAGAATCTCCTAGAATCTTCTTCGATGTCCCGGAAAACGCTCATAGTAACGATTCTTGTCTTCGTACATGAGTGTGTCTGCTTCGTGCAATGCCTTACGGATTTTGCCTCCGTTTTCATCGTAGCTTAAGCCGATGGCAAAACTGATATGTCCCGGAATCATGGAATCCTGGCGGATTTTTTCGACCTTGGCCTCAAGTTCCTCTTTAGGCTGATCAATTGCAATAACGAGGAATTCGTCACCACCGGCACGGTAACATTCGCTGTCTTTAAAGGTTGTTCTTAAAACTTGTGCAGCTTGTTTTAAAAGATTGTCACCGGCATCGTGACCTTGATTGTCGTTGACCGGCTTGAGCCCGTTCAAGTCAGCAAAAATAACGGCTAGGGATTTATATGAAATCTCTCCGTTCACGAACTGCGAAATTCTGTTGTTCATGGAATTGCGGTTCAAAAGACCTGTCAAAAGGTCCTGGTTGCTGAGAATTTCGAGCCTGTTCAAAAGCTGGTAATTTGCAATTTCGGATGCGACAAAGAATGCCGAAAGCTCAAGCGTTTCTCTGATGTAGACCGTATTGGATGTGTCAAAGTTTGTGACCCAAATAAATCCAATGTTGGTTCCGGAATACTGTAGTGGCAAAAGAACGAGGGATTCGACATTTGCATTGACGAGTGAATTGTACCAAGTAAGGTCTGCTTGGTGGATCAGTTCAAGGTCTGCATCATTTTTTATCATCAGGCAGAGACTTCCATCAAGGAACTTTAACCATGTTTTGGCGTATTCGGTAAAGTTTTGGTCTTTATATTCTCGAATAGAATGTTGATTTGAACCAGCTTTTACAGAATCGCTAAATACCGACCATGTGTTTTCGTTGAAGTCTGTGAGCAATACGCAGCAGTAGCTAGCATCGCAAATCTTGCGGATATCCTCGATAACTTCGTCCATGGTTTCTTGCAGATTTTTTGCTCCACGGAGTTTAATGCAGGTCTGCAATACAGTAGATGATGTTTTTGCCGAAATGTTCGACATAGCATCAAGGTCTTCTTCGAACGTTATTTCTTGAGAATATGTGCAATACGCCTTGTTCGGGTCTTTGATGTCTAAGGGCATCATTATCAAGTTGATGCTAAAATTATAGCGCTCTGGACGAATGTAGGCGTGAACGGGCTTTTTCTTGATGGCACATTCATAGCATAAATTTTCAAAATACAATTCCTTCTTCATGTAGCGTTCATAACTGCTACCGGGAACAAATTTTTGCTTGAAAACGACATTGCCGTCTTCATCAACTTTTTCCATGGAACGGATGTACAAGTCATTACCGACCTCGATGCGGATGGTGCCGATTTTATCATCGTTGCGTTTTTCGACCGATAGGATGCTTGTCATCGTATGGAACCTGTTGACAATATCTTGTAGATTCATCAGTTCCTCCGT
It encodes the following:
- a CDS encoding exodeoxyribonuclease III yields the protein MKIYSWNVNGIRSVLKKGFEDWFTATDPDVLCLQEVRAEKSQVSEIVNREGYYTYWNACKRKKGYSGVAVYSKIEPDAVNYGFDIEEFDEEGRVLQLVFPDWVLNSIYFPNGGQGDDRLDYKLRFYDAFLENSKQWLRDGKHVVTVGDYNTCHKEIDIARPKENENVSGFLPIERAWMDKYVEDGFVDTFRKLHPDTRDAYSWWSNRFGARERNVGWRLDYGFVDAALMPNVVSAEIHNTVMGSDHCPISLELEPPFAPLPIKKSEEI
- a CDS encoding porin family protein, giving the protein MFKKIILAAALVVSAAFAQSPVNVGGRAAVDMGTLWGDKNDAEWGVGFNAGINAKIGINEMLAFVPGLEIDLRRITGEQTGYDGYRSVTVDETLTMWYLDIPMVLRINANPQFFIDAGLYLGFNLSAEAKLEAAGESVTQDIGETMETLDIGLIAGVGYNVMPNLDVNFRLALGLTEMGKNGKGSKNMRLQLGATYWFM
- a CDS encoding spermidine/putrescine ABC transporter substrate-binding protein, whose product is MKRVVLVLAIFAAFAITACLQKQGDYAASKTITVMLYSEYITPKLLDDFKKKTGYKVKLELYEAQEEMLAKLITADSGKYDVIIASDVVIQQMIQLKLVAKLDTDKIPNRINVDPQFQSQSYDPTNSYSLPYLWGTTGILFRGEKVHPDSVSYSMLFNEQISKGSFSLLDESRSMLSMALLATGNNANTTKQSEINKAVEYIIQAKKDNHFAGFENSVEGTDKVLSRINGAAIVFNGEAQTAINEDSTLQFVIPKEGSFMWVDAMLLSSKASNVEGAYAFMNYILDAKIGAELATSMNFATPNKASLEIIDEKFKNNRVINPNKQEINRMVFLTDLGESEKLYDEAWMIVKNQ
- a CDS encoding pyridoxal phosphate-dependent aminotransferase translates to MRRRLLSEGAKELSYEIREIVKKANQLKALGLPIHWENIGDPIEKKCQIPEWIKDIVVDLVKTNRSYGYCPSKGMLETREFLVKENNKLGGAQINVDDILFFNGLGDAIATIYGLLSMTTRIIGPAPAYSTHSSAEAAHAHTSPITYRLQPENHWYPDLEELENKVKYNPSIAGILILNPDNPTGMVYPLEILQKMVDIAKRYNLFIICDEIYNKIVYNGAHAYALAEYIGDVPGIALKGISKEYPWPGARCGWAEYYNRDKDEQFDAFCRALDNAKMVEVCSTTLPQMTIPRVLGDPRFKEHRDALNEKIGRRSAIINEILSDIPELYFNPTYGAFYNTIIFREGTLNNHQTLKIDNPIIKKKVEEWCSKTTNLDYRFVYYLLGAKGICVVPSTSFCTDLKGFRVTLLEEDEDELRSVFTTIHDAIIEYLHS
- a CDS encoding GGDEF domain-containing protein — its product is MNLQDIVNRFHTMTSILSVEKRNDDKIGTIRIEVGNDLYIRSMEKVDEDGNVVFKQKFVPGSSYERYMKKELYFENLCYECAIKKKPVHAYIRPERYNFSINLIMMPLDIKDPNKAYCTYSQEITFEEDLDAMSNISAKTSSTVLQTCIKLRGAKNLQETMDEVIEDIRKICDASYCCVLLTDFNENTWSVFSDSVKAGSNQHSIREYKDQNFTEYAKTWLKFLDGSLCLMIKNDADLELIHQADLTWYNSLVNANVESLVLLPLQYSGTNIGFIWVTNFDTSNTVYIRETLELSAFFVASEIANYQLLNRLEILSNQDLLTGLLNRNSMNNRISQFVNGEISYKSLAVIFADLNGLKPVNDNQGHDAGDNLLKQAAQVLRTTFKDSECYRAGGDEFLVIAIDQPKEELEAKVEKIRQDSMIPGHISFAIGLSYDENGGKIRKALHEADTLMYEDKNRYYERFPGHRRRF
- a CDS encoding porin family protein, coding for MFKKIILAALVVTSAVFAQSKSPIDVKVGARAAFNYGTAWGENSDTFGLEWGPGFTGGVDAKFAVSPNLSIVAGLEFDYRMLDWNFGKLASAYENELSSSGMSSSQRELISEVKFSFGMGYLNIPVLARYNPVPQFFIDAGAYVGFNVSSSIEVSYKGLSRSMDTPKQMQEDIDYGIVAGLGYSIMPKFDVFFRYTMGFAKMVDVTKIASLSGEDVDYSDAPNVGCKNMRFQIGATLWFN